Proteins encoded together in one Cellulomonas gilvus ATCC 13127 window:
- a CDS encoding DUF305 domain-containing protein, with product MIEPATTRLTIEENQVRRRVTVAIIASTTAAGLLLAGCSSTATPADPAATASETVAAPFNDSDVTFAQMMVVHHEGAIEMADLAVERGTNPEVQALGKAISAAQGPEIEQMTSWLESWGEPTADDMMDMDGMDHGGMDMDGMDQAGAMADLDSLSGTEFDRRFLELMTAHHQGAIEMSEQELADGENADALALARRIIDAQNAEIVEMTNMLGGL from the coding sequence GTGATTGAGCCTGCGACCACCCGACTGACCATTGAGGAGAACCAAGTGCGCCGACGAGTCACCGTCGCCATCATCGCTTCGACAACCGCCGCGGGACTGCTTCTGGCCGGCTGCTCGAGTACCGCCACACCAGCAGACCCAGCCGCCACGGCTTCCGAGACGGTCGCAGCGCCGTTCAACGACTCCGACGTCACGTTCGCCCAGATGATGGTCGTCCACCACGAGGGCGCCATCGAGATGGCCGACCTCGCCGTCGAACGAGGCACGAACCCCGAGGTCCAGGCGCTCGGCAAGGCGATCTCGGCAGCGCAGGGACCCGAGATCGAGCAGATGACGAGCTGGCTCGAGAGCTGGGGTGAGCCGACGGCCGACGACATGATGGACATGGACGGCATGGACCATGGGGGCATGGACATGGACGGGATGGATCAGGCCGGCGCGATGGCGGACCTCGACTCGCTGTCCGGCACCGAGTTCGACCGCCGCTTCCTCGAGCTGATGACCGCACACCACCAGGGCGCAATCGAGATGTCCGAGCAGGAGCTGGCCGACGGCGAGAACGCCGACGCGCTCGCGCTCGCCCGTCGGATCATCGATGCCCAGAACGCCGAGATCGTGGAGATGACGAACATGCTCGGCGGGCTCTGA
- a CDS encoding DUF6803 family protein, translated as MAIGIVALLLPAWPAGEDMGSTHYMGLLAANQPWNLLIFMAIPVICAETVAVTELVILFSPQRAGRTVRALNRYVGLFAGFYFLGIFVYLLDNAVVPLTQSGGWRGPADVIAVGFYLLGVVPLYGMSLLETRVLGAGWDEQHRLKIHATFVGIFLVVAHIAMIAGMLDPTVAGWDPTHEMDDGSQMEGMTH; from the coding sequence GTGGCGATCGGGATCGTCGCACTCCTGCTGCCTGCCTGGCCGGCCGGCGAGGACATGGGGTCGACGCACTACATGGGCCTGCTCGCCGCGAACCAGCCGTGGAACCTGCTGATCTTCATGGCGATCCCGGTCATCTGCGCCGAGACGGTCGCGGTCACCGAGCTCGTCATCCTGTTCAGCCCGCAGCGTGCCGGCCGGACCGTGAGGGCGTTGAACCGCTACGTCGGCCTGTTCGCCGGGTTCTACTTCCTCGGGATCTTCGTCTACCTGCTCGACAACGCGGTCGTCCCGCTCACCCAGTCCGGGGGCTGGCGTGGCCCGGCCGACGTTATCGCCGTCGGGTTCTACCTGCTTGGTGTCGTGCCGCTCTACGGGATGAGCCTTCTCGAGACGCGCGTGCTGGGCGCCGGGTGGGACGAGCAGCACCGCCTGAAGATCCACGCCACCTTCGTGGGCATCTTCCTCGTGGTCGCTCACATCGCGATGATCGCGGGCATGCTCGACCCGACCGTCGCCGGCTGGGACCCCACCCACGAGATGGACGACGGGTCGCAGAT